From one Lysinibacillus sp. G4S2 genomic stretch:
- a CDS encoding thioredoxin family protein — protein sequence MKTITTADQFNELISGDQKVLVKFYAGWCPDCTRMDMFIDPIIEEYSQYDWYELNRDELPEIADKYDVMGIPSLLIFQNGEKLAHLHSANAKSPQQVTDFLSAQQ from the coding sequence ATGAAAACAATTACAACTGCTGACCAATTTAATGAACTGATCTCAGGTGATCAAAAAGTGCTAGTGAAATTTTACGCTGGATGGTGCCCAGATTGCACACGCATGGATATGTTCATCGATCCAATTATCGAAGAGTACAGCCAATATGACTGGTACGAACTTAATCGCGATGAGCTTCCAGAAATTGCGGATAAATATGATGTAATGGGTATTCCAAGCCTACTAATTTTCCAAAACGGTGAAAAATTAGCACACTTACATAGTGCCAATGCTAAATCACCTCAGCAAGTTACAGATTTCTTATCTGCACAACAATAA
- a CDS encoding C39 family peptidase has product MRQQLSLLGKSQYDASISPNYRNSACGPTTVHVILNYLDETTPSVNELYKLLGGTKIGLFKWRLIRNLRRLHPTWNIRDCTLKEAMQEIDADRPVAIRFDRYFSLHWRDKKSAFAYHWVPLIGYEIRNDELFLIFHDNGGPNRESKIRVASFKDNEKVLSFVKITPN; this is encoded by the coding sequence ATGCGCCAGCAATTGTCGCTACTTGGAAAATCACAATATGATGCATCCATTTCACCAAACTATCGTAATTCTGCTTGCGGACCTACAACTGTACACGTAATCTTAAACTATTTAGACGAGACGACTCCTTCGGTAAATGAGCTTTACAAACTTCTTGGTGGCACGAAAATTGGGTTATTTAAATGGCGTCTAATTCGCAATCTTCGCCGGCTTCATCCAACATGGAATATTCGCGATTGTACATTAAAGGAGGCAATGCAGGAAATCGATGCAGACCGCCCTGTCGCCATACGTTTCGACCGCTATTTCAGCCTACATTGGCGCGATAAAAAATCTGCCTTCGCCTATCATTGGGTACCTCTCATTGGCTATGAAATACGAAATGATGAGCTGTTTCTAATATTCCACGATAATGGTGGCCCTAATCGTGAAAGTAAAATTCGAGTGGCTTCCTTCAAAGATAATGAGAAAGTATTAAGCTTCGTAAAAATCACACCGAACTAA
- a CDS encoding stage II sporulation protein P translates to MQNEKDLFDMLKEMYPQHPRKEFVSATENTLRQRARSMGKKRIITKFSVISSGVLVCAFIFSWLIFFNGNSKVSEVVQSVGGASSSYAMDEKEPVVYIYHSHNIESFIPEVSAQQVYRERAYSDTKNITLVGKELSRALKELQVPAIHDETDVAGILKQRGLYFQDSYKVSRENLQKVLAENDSIRMVFDIHRDSTKRRESTIEIKGEEYAKIKFVVSKTSGNYETNKKFATQLHEQLEKLYPGLSIGVIEKGVNPQNTYNQELHDNSVLVEMGGIENTLEEMYRTTDIFAQVLEDILEKSK, encoded by the coding sequence ATGCAAAATGAAAAAGACTTGTTTGATATGTTAAAAGAAATGTACCCTCAACATCCTAGAAAGGAGTTTGTTTCTGCAACTGAGAATACTCTTAGACAACGAGCAAGGAGCATGGGCAAAAAAAGAATCATAACAAAATTCTCTGTTATTTCAAGCGGTGTTTTAGTTTGTGCATTTATTTTTTCATGGTTAATCTTCTTTAATGGAAATAGCAAAGTTTCAGAGGTAGTCCAAAGTGTTGGAGGGGCGTCATCGTCTTACGCAATGGACGAAAAAGAACCTGTAGTTTATATTTATCATTCACATAATATAGAATCATTTATTCCAGAGGTTTCTGCACAGCAGGTGTATAGAGAGCGGGCGTATAGTGATACTAAAAATATAACATTGGTAGGTAAAGAGTTAAGTAGAGCATTAAAGGAATTGCAGGTTCCAGCAATTCATGATGAGACAGATGTAGCTGGAATCTTAAAACAAAGAGGTTTATATTTTCAGGATTCATATAAAGTTTCACGGGAAAATTTACAGAAAGTCTTAGCTGAAAATGACAGTATTCGCATGGTTTTTGATATACATCGAGATTCTACAAAAAGACGTGAATCCACAATTGAAATTAAAGGGGAAGAGTACGCAAAAATTAAATTTGTCGTATCAAAAACGAGTGGAAATTATGAAACGAATAAAAAATTTGCAACTCAGCTTCATGAACAACTAGAAAAATTATATCCGGGACTATCAATAGGTGTAATAGAAAAAGGGGTCAATCCCCAAAATACCTACAATCAAGAACTCCATGATAATTCAGTATTAGTAGAAATGGGAGGTATAGAAAATACGCTGGAAGAAATGTATAGAACAACAGATATTTTTGCACAGGTTCTAGAGGATATTCTTGAGAAAAGTAAATAA
- a CDS encoding RNA polymerase sigma factor, whose product MTDSNNLESRIVEIYNLYYLDVYRFLVCFTGNQNDAEDLTQEVFIRVLKDLTNFNSKYNFKTWIFSIAKHVAIDHYRKKRFASLFKDGFFNQFSSNEKKPEEEFEVTELKQFIHEAIAKLKPNYRAVVILRGINEFSIKETSEILQCSAAKVKVDYHRALKEN is encoded by the coding sequence TTGACTGATTCAAATAACTTGGAATCAAGAATAGTGGAAATCTACAACTTGTATTACTTAGATGTTTATAGATTTCTTGTTTGTTTTACGGGAAATCAAAATGATGCGGAGGATTTGACCCAAGAAGTATTCATTCGTGTCTTAAAAGATTTAACGAATTTTAATAGTAAATACAATTTTAAAACATGGATTTTTTCGATCGCAAAACATGTGGCAATAGATCACTACAGAAAGAAAAGGTTTGCTTCACTATTTAAGGACGGTTTTTTTAATCAGTTTTCATCGAATGAAAAGAAGCCTGAAGAGGAGTTTGAAGTAACAGAATTAAAACAGTTTATACATGAAGCCATTGCTAAATTAAAACCTAATTACAGAGCGGTAGTCATTCTTCGAGGTATTAATGAATTTTCCATTAAAGAGACTTCGGAAATTCTTCAATGTAGTGCGGCGAAAGTAAAAGTTGATTATCATAGAGCCCTAAAAGAAAACTGA
- a CDS encoding 5'-3' exonuclease, protein MTTKPKLLIVDGMALLFRSFFASAAMGHYIRLADGTPTNGAQGFVRHVLTAQSIMKPTHLAVCWDMGAHTFRNELFDGYKANRPAPPEEMLPQFDMAKNLSEQIGWQNFGVKGMEADDLIGSMITKFQDEADITVISGDKDLLQLLRPSTEIAFTKKGYTEYDVYTHTRFKEEYGIEPIQFAQVKAFMGDSSDGYPGVKGIGPKQALTLIQTYGSIENVLTSLDELKPGQRTKIKENLDMLNLSHELATIQTNVSIEADLASLVLPNYEPQTFKEIEQRGYTLIAKQARSLYSLI, encoded by the coding sequence ATGACAACAAAACCAAAATTATTAATTGTTGATGGCATGGCGCTATTATTCCGTTCATTTTTTGCTTCAGCTGCGATGGGGCATTATATTCGCCTTGCGGATGGGACACCGACTAATGGTGCCCAAGGATTTGTACGTCATGTATTAACGGCACAATCTATCATGAAGCCAACGCATCTTGCCGTTTGTTGGGATATGGGTGCACATACATTCCGTAACGAATTATTTGATGGCTATAAGGCTAATCGTCCAGCACCACCGGAGGAAATGTTGCCACAATTTGATATGGCTAAAAATTTATCTGAACAAATCGGTTGGCAAAACTTCGGTGTTAAAGGGATGGAGGCAGATGATTTAATTGGCTCAATGATTACAAAATTTCAGGACGAGGCTGACATTACGGTAATTAGTGGAGACAAGGATTTACTGCAGCTTTTAAGACCATCAACGGAAATTGCTTTTACGAAAAAAGGCTACACAGAATATGACGTTTATACGCATACACGCTTTAAAGAGGAGTATGGCATCGAACCTATTCAATTTGCACAGGTCAAAGCTTTTATGGGAGATTCGAGTGATGGTTATCCTGGCGTAAAAGGAATTGGACCAAAGCAGGCACTTACGTTAATTCAAACGTATGGCTCTATCGAAAATGTTCTTACATCATTAGACGAATTAAAGCCTGGACAACGTACGAAAATTAAAGAGAACTTAGATATGCTTAATTTGTCACACGAGCTTGCAACAATTCAAACAAACGTATCAATCGAGGCAGATTTAGCGAGTTTAGTATTACCAAATTACGAGCCTCAAACGTTCAAAGAAATAGAACAACGTGGCTATACATTAATCGCCAAGCAGGCACGCTCGCTGTATTCGCTTATTTAA
- a CDS encoding agmatinase family protein encodes MFIQPEWQYKQEKGSAMHQWIKQIENPIPSDVEIILYGALLSYGSKPFQKALYPTAFRKAWPSFQSYNLDEQVDLRSLAVVDVGDVAIHETDRMLSESAIEAAAESLSTTYSKSFTCLIGGDHAITACSLRGIKNAFPQERIGIIQIDTHLDARNQEEIGLAMDSPIQNLIAAGIVEGKHIYNVGLHGFFNSPEMIHYAKEQGIHMITVKQMRRDGIQLTIREMLRQLMYEVDRIYVSVDLDALDIIFASDVPAATPGGLTAYELFDILKLIGENEGVRHIDFIYADPKEGDLRPETVKMGVTAFLNWLTGIRLDHRNRISKRGSAISR; translated from the coding sequence ATGTTTATTCAACCAGAATGGCAGTATAAACAAGAAAAGGGCTCAGCTATGCATCAATGGATTAAGCAAATAGAAAATCCAATTCCAAGTGATGTAGAGATTATTTTATATGGTGCTTTATTATCGTATGGTAGTAAACCTTTCCAAAAAGCACTGTATCCAACTGCGTTTCGGAAGGCTTGGCCAAGCTTTCAATCCTATAATTTAGATGAGCAAGTCGATTTGCGCTCATTGGCAGTCGTTGATGTAGGCGATGTGGCCATCCACGAGACTGATAGAATGCTTTCAGAGTCAGCTATAGAAGCTGCGGCAGAAAGCTTAAGTACCACTTATTCTAAAAGTTTCACCTGTCTTATTGGTGGAGATCATGCGATTACGGCTTGTTCCCTAAGAGGGATAAAGAATGCTTTTCCACAGGAACGAATTGGAATCATTCAAATCGATACGCATTTGGATGCACGGAATCAGGAGGAAATTGGCTTAGCTATGGATTCTCCAATTCAGAATCTTATTGCTGCAGGGATTGTCGAGGGCAAACATATTTATAATGTCGGGCTGCACGGCTTTTTCAATTCACCAGAAATGATTCATTACGCGAAAGAACAGGGTATACATATGATTACGGTAAAGCAAATGCGTCGTGATGGTATTCAACTAACCATTCGCGAAATGCTTCGTCAGCTTATGTATGAGGTGGATCGTATATACGTATCTGTAGATTTGGACGCACTTGATATTATATTTGCATCAGATGTACCTGCTGCAACACCAGGTGGACTAACTGCCTATGAATTATTTGATATCCTCAAGCTCATTGGAGAAAATGAAGGCGTTCGCCATATTGACTTTATCTATGCGGATCCAAAGGAAGGAGATCTACGTCCAGAAACAGTTAAGATGGGCGTTACAGCATTTTTAAATTGGCTAACAGGTATTCGATTGGATCATCGCAATCGTATTTCAAAAAGAGGCAGCGCGATAAGTAGATAG
- a CDS encoding MFS transporter, producing MNDRGIKSMLFTLAILAFFIGMDSLVVSPLIPDIAKATATPIEKGGWLITSYALFYGLTAPLFGSISDKIGRKQMIVTGMFIFSVGTFCTGLTQDFNTVLIFRALTGLSGAMVMPSIFALIGDNVPYKMRGMAMGMIMGAMVGSTVLGVPIGAFLTSIGNWQWTFYGIGILALLVTFITLVALPKTPATNQIPVSVPVAMVSAIKTAFTNQSVFFALLSTFLWTIGLQGMFSYIGVYYKENFDYSVGKIGIVIFLAGVGSIIGNVIGGKLSDKIGKKAVVSIAAVIAAIGVISFSLLTENVVPAIIVHVLWSTSIGLGQSSLTALISELSPKIRGTVMALNSSAMYIGMMFASAGASWLLVNEKTFLAIGILCAIASFLVLPIIHYFIKEEPATTLDGNNVQVK from the coding sequence ATGAATGATAGAGGAATTAAGTCTATGTTATTTACACTGGCTATTTTAGCTTTCTTTATTGGGATGGATTCTTTAGTAGTATCACCACTGATTCCTGATATTGCGAAAGCAACAGCAACACCAATTGAAAAAGGGGGTTGGCTCATTACCTCTTACGCTTTATTCTATGGACTAACAGCACCACTGTTTGGGTCAATTTCAGATAAAATTGGGCGAAAACAAATGATTGTAACTGGAATGTTTATTTTTTCAGTTGGTACCTTTTGTACTGGACTGACACAAGATTTTAATACAGTTTTGATATTTCGCGCTTTAACTGGTTTATCTGGTGCTATGGTTATGCCAAGTATTTTTGCATTGATAGGAGATAACGTACCATATAAAATGCGCGGAATGGCAATGGGTATGATCATGGGGGCAATGGTTGGATCAACTGTATTAGGTGTACCAATTGGAGCATTCTTAACGTCTATTGGAAATTGGCAATGGACATTTTATGGTATAGGAATTCTAGCACTTTTAGTGACTTTTATTACATTAGTTGCCCTACCTAAAACACCTGCCACAAACCAAATACCAGTATCAGTGCCAGTTGCAATGGTTTCAGCTATTAAGACAGCATTTACTAATCAATCTGTATTTTTTGCATTATTATCTACGTTCTTATGGACAATCGGACTACAAGGGATGTTTTCATATATTGGTGTATACTACAAAGAAAATTTTGATTACAGTGTAGGAAAAATAGGAATAGTAATTTTTTTAGCGGGTGTTGGCAGTATTATCGGTAATGTGATTGGTGGTAAACTATCTGACAAAATCGGTAAAAAAGCCGTTGTATCTATAGCAGCTGTTATTGCTGCTATTGGTGTTATTAGTTTTTCATTACTAACGGAAAATGTCGTACCCGCAATTATTGTGCATGTTTTATGGAGTACATCTATCGGCTTAGGTCAATCATCGTTAACAGCTTTAATATCAGAATTGAGTCCGAAGATTAGGGGAACCGTAATGGCACTGAACAGTTCTGCAATGTATATCGGGATGATGTTTGCATCGGCAGGTGCTTCTTGGCTTCTAGTTAATGAAAAAACATTCTTAGCAATTGGTATATTATGTGCAATCGCTAGTTTCTTAGTCTTACCAATTATTCATTACTTCATCAAAGAAGAGCCTGCTACAACCCTAGATGGAAATAACGTACAAGTAAAATAA
- a CDS encoding MarR family transcriptional regulator translates to MQIEARELYSVIRDVYHQLQNNLETELEQFNISTVQFGVIQILSETERASMSDLNQKIGCAPSNVTTIIQRMKRDGFVKTTKNPSDQRETLVYLTEKGKETKEKVAIQYKAFLKENFSYFDEEKFISLLETLNGYKHFLSDHKKGITKM, encoded by the coding sequence ATGCAAATCGAGGCAAGGGAATTATACAGTGTTATTAGAGATGTGTATCATCAATTACAGAACAATCTTGAAACAGAATTAGAACAGTTCAACATTAGCACTGTCCAATTTGGGGTAATTCAAATATTATCTGAAACGGAAAGGGCTTCTATGTCTGATCTAAATCAGAAAATTGGATGCGCTCCTAGTAATGTAACTACTATTATTCAGAGGATGAAAAGAGACGGTTTCGTAAAAACTACTAAAAATCCATCTGATCAAAGAGAAACCTTAGTATACTTAACTGAAAAAGGAAAAGAAACTAAAGAAAAAGTAGCTATTCAATACAAAGCATTTCTTAAAGAAAACTTTTCCTATTTTGATGAAGAAAAATTTATTTCTTTATTAGAAACGCTCAATGGCTATAAGCATTTTTTATCAGATCATAAAAAGGGAATAACAAAAATGTAA
- a CDS encoding polysaccharide deacetylase family protein: MEEVAIKVNRGGLVISLDFELNWGVHDVFKYGQYNKNLYGVREALPKILGLFEQYGIHATWATVGLLFAETKAEMAHYLRGIPVKYKNMRYAAHTQLTKVGENEQEDLLHFGKSLIEKIKCTPHQEIGSHTFSHFYCLENGQTEADFRADLHATAMICEDNINPMKSIVFPRNQVNEAYFPACQEVGFVCYRGNEKHPLYDPQKFTKKGRLLGAKKWLDTYVNVTGNHLVTIEEMQKDSFINIRSSAFLRPYCSPLRFFEGLKIKRIKEGMHAAATSEAFYHLWWHPHNFGKNMEKNLAMLEELLQYYQKLRNQYNFQSYTMYEVAELCQNLSRKSPIGED; this comes from the coding sequence ATGGAGGAAGTAGCAATCAAAGTAAATCGTGGGGGACTTGTCATTTCATTAGATTTTGAGCTGAATTGGGGTGTCCACGATGTCTTTAAATACGGACAATACAATAAAAACTTATACGGTGTACGTGAAGCATTGCCTAAAATACTAGGGTTGTTTGAACAATATGGCATTCATGCGACCTGGGCAACGGTTGGTTTATTGTTTGCGGAAACAAAAGCAGAAATGGCTCATTATTTACGAGGTATCCCGGTAAAATATAAAAACATGCGCTATGCAGCACATACACAACTTACAAAAGTAGGGGAAAATGAGCAAGAGGATCTCTTACATTTTGGTAAATCCTTAATTGAGAAGATTAAATGTACGCCACATCAGGAAATAGGAAGCCATACATTTTCGCATTTTTACTGTTTAGAAAATGGACAAACTGAAGCGGATTTTCGTGCAGATTTACATGCTACTGCAATGATTTGCGAAGACAATATCAATCCAATGAAGTCGATTGTATTTCCGCGTAATCAAGTAAATGAAGCATATTTCCCAGCATGTCAGGAAGTGGGATTTGTATGCTATAGAGGAAATGAAAAACATCCTTTGTATGATCCTCAAAAATTCACGAAAAAAGGTCGGCTCTTAGGTGCGAAAAAATGGCTGGATACTTATGTTAATGTAACAGGAAATCATCTAGTAACGATAGAAGAAATGCAAAAGGATTCCTTTATTAACATTCGTTCAAGTGCATTTTTAAGGCCATATTGTAGCCCATTACGATTTTTTGAAGGCTTAAAGATTAAACGTATTAAAGAGGGAATGCATGCAGCTGCAACGTCAGAAGCTTTTTATCATTTATGGTGGCACCCTCATAATTTTGGCAAGAACATGGAAAAAAATTTAGCGATGCTTGAAGAGCTTTTACAGTATTATCAGAAGTTACGTAATCAATATAACTTTCAAAGTTATACGATGTACGAGGTAGCGGAGCTTTGCCAAAATTTGTCCCGTAAAAGCCCGATTGGTGAAGACTGA